Sequence from the Maribellus comscasis genome:
TCTATTTCTTCATTATTTTTCCGTTTGCCATTTCGTAAATAAAAGGGCTATCTGCAGGTATTTCTAAATCATATATTTCTTTTTCTGTGTGATTTTCAATAACCATGACTATGAGACGCAGACTATTGTTGTGAGCGGAAATAAGAACATTCTTATCTTTTTCCAACTGAGGGATTATCTTTTTTCTGAAGAAAGGAATGACACGTTTAGCAGTATCTCTCATACATTCAACATTCTCTAATGGTTGGTCATAGCAATAACACCATTTATTAAGGTATTCAATACCATATTCTCCAGACACTACGGTTTTGTCCCTGGTTGGTAATTCGCATTGTTCATTAAGATGCCAGTTCCGAAAAACAGGAATGATGCTTTCCTCCATCGACTTGCTATTGGAGATTATCCAATCGTCTATCTTTTTATTCTCGGAGATCAAAACGGGCATTTTTTTGCTTTTGTTCTGCGTAAGGGCAATCATTGCAGCTTCTATTGCTCTGATTTGCATCGATGTGACCACAATATCAAACTTAATTTCGGATGTTTTTGCCCCTGTTTTTAACGCCTCAATAATACCAGTTGAAGACAAGGGTACATCAAACCAACCGGTAAAGACATTTTTATTATGCCAAACATAATCTCCATGCCTCATTAAAATTAATTTTGCCATAGTTCTGCAATCTTTTTTGTAAGAAGTCTGGGATCCGAAAATCGAAGTTTTACCAACCTCTGTCTTTCGGCCTTTTCATTACGCAATAGTTATTTTTTCATCTAAATACACTGATTGAACGGCCTCAACTATAGAAACACCTTCCTCAAAAGGCTTTTGAAAAGTTTTTCTCCTCAGTATCAACCCACTTCCGCCGGCACGTTTGTTAATAATGGCTGTCCGCACTGCATCGGCAATATCGTTGTCTACTGAAGCTCCGCCGGAATTAATTAAAGGGATACGTCCTGCATAATTGTTCAAGAGTTGACAGCGTGCCAAATCGATGGGATTATCAGAACTTAATTCGGAATAAATCTGTTCGTATTTCCCTAATTTTTTCCTGTCAGCATTCAAAGCTTTATAACCATCATTCTTTTCAGGAAGTTTTTGTTTGATAATATCTGCTTCAATGGTTACATCTAAATGGTTAGCTTGATCTGTTAAGTCTGCAGAAGCATGGTAATTTTTATTTCTTTTGAAATTGCTATTTCTGAGATAACACCATAAAATTGTAAATAGCCCTTTTCGATGTGCATAGTCAAAAATTTTACTGATTTCTGCTATTTGACTTTCAGATTTAGTTGAATCGAAACAAATCGTAGCCCCAATTCCGACAGCTCCCATATTATAAGCCTGGTCAACTGAAGTAAAAAGAATCTGGTCAAAAGTACTGGGTGAAGTGAGCAACTCGTTATGATTTAGCTTTACAATAAACGAAATTTTATGAGCATATTTCCGCGAAACAGTTCCAAGTACTCCCAGCGTAGAAGCGATCCCGTTGCAGCCGGTAGAAAGAGCAAACTTTATAATATTCTCAGCATCAGAATATATCGGGTTCTTTGCAAACGAAGCCTCCGCTGAATGCTTAATTCCCTGGTCAACAGGTAAGATTAACAGATAGCCTGTGCCGGAAAGGTGTCCTGAATTGTATAACCGGTTCAGGTTCCCAAGCACACGATTGTTTCGGCTAGACGATAAAAAAATGTTATCAACGACATTTGGGGTAGGTGTGGTTATCATCTTTTTATTAATGTTGGGCGAAGAAAATTCGAGTAATGTTGAATCCTTTCCCAGTAATTCCTGAATTTGTTTTGTCTGCAACATAATGATGTTTTTAACTGTTATTAGTATTTATCAGGTTATTATTCCCCTTGCAGCAGTTGTAACCCACTTGCAGGGTGATGTGCCGGATACCAAATTTTTCGCGAAGTAAATGTTCTGTTTCTCCTTTCACTTCCATCATTTTTATCATATCAATGTTATTTATAAGATTTAAATGGGCTTCGAGGTGTGTCTGAGAATCATCGAGTTTCCAAACATGCATGTGGTGGATGTTATCCACTTCGTTTATTTTTTCAACTTCAGCTTTTACTTTTTCAATATCAATGTCATGCGGAACAGCCTGCATCAAAATATCAACAGTTTCTTTAACAATGCCCCAGGTGTGCCAGATAATGTAAATACCTACCAAAACCGTGATAAGCGGATCTATCCAGTAAACTTTCCAAGTCCATATTGCAAGCCCACCAGCAATTACGGCTACCGACGAAAGCGTATCTCCTAATAAATGCAGGTAGGCAGCTCTTACATTTAGGCTGTGCGATTTGTCTTTATGCAAAATCACCACAGATATCAAGTTAGCCAGTAAGCCAAATATTGCAATAACAAGCATTAATTTCCCTTTTATGGGCTGCGGGCTGATAAACCGCTCGTAAGCCTCGTAAAACAGGAAGACACAAATTGCTATAAGTACAATGGCATTAAAAAGCGCTGCCAGTATTTCTATTCGTTTATATCCAAATGTATTACTTGCGTCGGGTTTTTTCCGGCTAATTTTTCCGGCTACAAATGCAATAAATATAGCTGACGAATCGCCAAGGTTGTGCAAGGCATCGGACAACAGCGATAAACTGTTGGAAATTAGCCCTCCGATTATTTGCACTATCGTTATAGAAATATTCAGCAGGGTGACCCACAGGAGCTTTTTCCCTTGCAGGTTTCTGTTGTGATGATGATTTTCATGGTGATGAAACATATCTTTTTTAATTTCTACTTTTTTTGACCTTTTATAAAAAGTGCTTTCGATTTCTTGCCAATCAACTCTGTATTCGTTATTTTGAATTTATATGATTTCAAAAGGCTGGTAGCATCTTCTAACCCAAAATTTCTACCGCCTTTGGGTGGTTTACCGTACGTTTTAAGGTAGCGGTAAATTAACCCGGTCTTGTAACGAAGTCTCATCCCTTTTTGAGTATAGCTAACTACGATTAAAGAACCATCCTTTTTTAGTACTCTTTTACATTCTTTTATTGCATTTTCTGGATTAGGGACAATATGGATAAGATTGGCCATAAACACCGTATCAAAGCTGTTGTCGGAGTATGGCAGGTCGAAACAATCGGCTTTTTCAACCCGGATATTATTAAACGTTTTAAGGCAATCTCTTGCCACTCCCACCATTTTTTCAGATAAGTCGGTAGCCAAAAGTGAATCTGAGTTGTTCGCCAGTACTTTTGAGAAAGTGCCATTGCTACATCCTAGTTCAAGCACATTCCCTAAATTTTTCAATGCCGCAACCTTTTTTAAAATAAGGTCGACATCAGCCTTCCCAACCACATAATTGTTTCGTTCTTCGAAATTGTCGGCAAAACGCGACCAGTATGTTTCTTTTTGTCCCATTATGAATTCTTTTATCGTTCACAGTAATTTTTATCTATTCCTGATGTTTGTTTTTTCTTCTCACATTTTTGGCATTCGCCACAAAGGCTACCTTTTCGGCAAATCTGTTTTATGATTATATATACTGCGTATACCAAGGTTAAATCAAGAATTATATGTACGATTACCAGTTGCATAATTTTTAAAATTATCATAAAAAATTTCCGGCCTGATATACTGCAAAAGCCACGAGCCATGCCAGCCCGGTAGTATAGAGCATCGTGAATATTGCCCATCCCCAGTTCGACTCCTTTTTTATTGCGGCAATTACTGCAATACACGGGAAATAGATTAAAACAAACAGCATGAAACTGAATGCCACCAAAGGAGTAAACACTTTTTTCCCTTCTAATTTTCCCGATTGATGTACCTGATTTTGCAGATTGGAAATCAACGCCCCGGAGGTTTCGTCGGCTTCCATGCCTGCATTGTATAAAACGCCCATGGAGCTAACCACTACTTCTTTGGCTGCCAGTCCTGTAAGTATGCTTACCCCCATCTTCCAGTCGTAGCCAAGTGGTTCAATAACAGGCTCAATAGCATGGCCAAGCCTGCCAATAAATGATTGTTCCTGCCTTTCTGACTCCTGCAATATTTCGAGTTGTTGAACCTGGCTGTCCCGGGCTGTTTCATCAAGTTCCGTGTTGTTGTTCAATGCAGCTATTTGGCTGTCGTAATCTTGGCTGTACGAAACGTTTCGCGGGAAATATCCCAATGCCCATATCAGTATGGAGGCAACAAGGATTACCGTACCCATTTTTTTCAGGTATTCCCGCCCTTTGTGCCACATGTGCAAGGTGGTGTTTTTAAGCGTAGGGATGCGGTAAAGCGGAAGCTCCATTACGAAAGGCACTTCTTTTTTAGCAAAGGCAACTTTTTTCATAACCAGGGCAACAATAACCGCTATTATTATCCCTATCAGGTAAATAAAAAACAATATCAACCCCTGCCTGGCAGGGAAAAAGGCGGAAATGAGCAGCACATACACGGGCAGGCGGGCGCTGCACGACATAAAAGGTACAATTAGCATAGTAAGGAGCCTGTCGTTCCTGTTTTCCAGTGTTCGCGTTGCCATAATTGCCGGGACATTACACCCGAAACCCATGAGTAAAGGGATAAACGATTTCCCGTGCAGGCCTATTTTATGCATTAATTTGTCCATGATAAACGCGGCACGAGCCATATAACCGGTATCTTCCAACAGGGAAATAAAGAAGAACAGTATCAGTATATTGGGCAGGAAAATAATAACGCTTCCAACACCACCAATAATACCATCTACCAACAAATCCTTTAATACACCTCCGGGCATTATGTTGCTAATCCAATAACTTAACGTAGCAATTCCCATATCGATCCAGTCCATCGGATAACTGCCTATTGTAAAAGTAGCCTGGAACATCAGCCATATAAAAAAAAGGAATATCGGGAAGCCGAGTATTTTATGGGTAAACAGGTCGTCGAGGTTACGCACTTTTCCGTGAAATTGTTTTGGTTCCCTGTATGTTTCCTTTAGTGCCCCGGTAATAAATCCGTATTTAGCGTCGGTAATGATGGTTTCGGAGGGTTCGACATATTCCTGTTCCAGCCTTTTCACCACCTTATTTGCCGTAAATTCTATTTCTTCGTAATTCGGTAGCTTTGTAAGCTGTCTCATGGTGGTTTTATCTGTTTCGATAAGCTTGATGGCAATATATCGCGGAGAATATTTATCGGTTAACCCGGGATTTTCACATAGCTTTTCACGGATATTTTTGATCCCGTTTTCAATCATTTCCCCGTAATTGATGTGGGCATGTCTTATATTCGGATCCCGGTCCTCATAACTGTCAATTAATTTTTTCAACAATTTGCCAATGCCTTTTCCTTTGGAAGCTATGGTAGGGATAATAGGTATCCCCATCATCTTCCCCAAGGCTTTATAATCGAAATCCACACCTTTCTTTTCCAGTTCATCGTACATGTTCAGGGCTATCACCACTTTTATATCCATGTCGATGAGTTGAGTAGTAAGGTACAAGTTGCGTTCAAGGTTCGAAGCATCAACCACGTTTACCACAATGTCGGGCATTTTTTCGGTTATATGGTTGCGGACAAAAAGCTCTTCAGGAGAGTATTCGGTAATGGAATAGGTGCCGGGCAAATCGACAATATTAAAACGGTAGCCGTATTTTTTCATAACAGCTTCTTTTGCATCAACTGTTACACCGCCGTAATTTCCCACCCGTTCGCGCGAACCAGAAGCATAGTTAAACAACGTTGTTTTTCCACTATTAGGGTTTCCTACCAGGGCGATATTGATAAATTTTCCCTTTTTCCGGGCTGAAGTATTAAGTTTTTCCTCCACGGTAATACCATTAAATCCGATTTCGGAAAGATTTTCTACATCGGATTCGGATACAACTTCCACCATCCGGGCTTCGCTTCGTCTTAAAGAAAGATTGTAACCCATTATTTTGTATTCCACGGGGTCTTTTAATGGGGCATTTTTTATTACCGTAACTTTTTTCCCTTTTATAAAGCCCATTTCGGTAATACGTTTCCGGAAACCCCCATGCCCGTGTACCTTTGTTATAATGGCTGATTCGCCTGTTTTCAAGCCGGACAGGGATTTGTCTCTGACTTCGAGATTACCTGCAATCTGCCTCCTGTATCTTTTCCTTTGTCTCATTTCTTATGCTATTTGCTTATGGCTGCTGACTACTGGTATTTATATTTGTATTTTGATGATTTTGAGTACCATTTTCCTTGCTGCCACTATCCATTGCTACCAGGTAAACCATAGGTATTGCCCCTTTTAATATTTCCTGTCTGACAATCTCAAAGCCATTTTCTTTAACAAATTCTTGAAATGATACAACCGACCATCGTGTTCGTGCCCTGAATCCCATAATATTCATACAACGCGAAAAAAAATGACTCTGCAAATTTTCTCCATGACAGTAGGTTGGGATTATCACTGTCCCTCCTGGTTTTACCACCCGTTTTATTTCCTGCATAGCTTTTCCCGGTTCGAAAAGCAGATGTAGCACATTTGAAGCGATTGCAGCATCAAAAAAGTTATTGGGAAAATCCAGATTACATATATCGCCTTCCCTAAAATTTATATTTACAACTTCTTGTTTTCTCGCTTTTTCCTGTGCAATTTTTAACATTTCAGGCGATAAATCAATGGCGGTAATTTCAGAAACCAGGCTGCTTAGTTGTAAAGAAATTAAACCTGTACCGGTAGCGGTCTCCAATAAATTTTCAATCCCGGCAATGTCTTCCTTAAATATTTTGAACAGGTTTTTATAGGCTTCATTTGTCCCCGATTTCTTCCGGTTCTTATCGTACCTTTTCGCAAATGAGTCCCAAAATTTTCGCTCTTTATTTATCCTGTCTTCCATATATTTTTTGTTATTCGACTTTTCAGTTAACAGCTAATTTTTCTCTTTTCCGAAAGGTTTGGTTAATCTAATCAATGCCGGAGTTACGAAGTAATCGGTAAATAAAGCTGCCATTAAACCCAGAACTGCTAAATACCCAAGCCGAACCATATTGGCCACTGGCGAGAAGGTAAACATCAGGAAACTCATGCACAAAATAATGGTTGTCATAGCCAGGTTTTTACCGACTGTGTGAAAGGTATTTATGATTGCCTGGTTGTATTTTCCACATTCTTCAAATTCAACTTTAATCTGGTTAATAAAATGGATGGTATCATCAACGGCAATACCCAGCAACATAGGCAGTATGGTCATGGTCATCATATCGAGCGGTGAATTAAAATGCCCCATATAACCGCCAATAACTACCATCGGCATCAGGTTGGGAATCATTCCTATGAGTCCGGTTTTAACGCTGCCGAATACAACAACAAGTAGAAGGCCAATAATTACGAATGCCCAAATAATCGATTTTAGTTCCCCGGTTACAATTTTTTTATTTAATTCGGCAAACTGTACCGCACTTCCCACATAATTTACTTTAGCTCCGTGAAAACTTTCATTTCCTATTCTTTTTATACTATTTAGTTCTCTTACAATTTCATCCGTTGAAAATTTTTCAACCTGAACCTGCGCCCGCAACATCGAATAATCTTCGTCTATCCAGTTAAAGGTTTTTGTTCCGCCCGACATTTCATACAGCAATAATACCTGTGCAATCATATCGCTGTTGCCGGGGATGGTATGGTATTTAACACTGTCGCTGTGCAGGGTTTGGTTCATCTCTTTAATAATATCGAGGATAGAAAAAACCGAAGCAGCATTTTTATTCTTTTTAGTGAGTTCAAATGCAGAAACGGTATCCAGCAAGGCATCAAATTTTCGAAGTACTTCAGGGTCTTTTATGGCATCAGGTTCATCAAATTTCACTGTAATATTATAGGTGAGATAAGAACCTAACTGCGATTGTGTCACATCGTAAATCCGTTTGACGTAAGGAACTTTTGTCCCCAGAAATTCAAAGATATCCATATTGGTGGTGACGTTGCGGATTCCCGGGGCTATAATTACAATACAGGCAGCAAAGAAAATCAGCACAGCAACTTTCTTTTTTAAAACAAACTGCCCGATGTTTTCCATCCATTTTTCAAACAAAGGAATTTTGCTTATATCCTCTTCTTTTATTGCTTTGTCTTTTCCAAAGCTCATTAATATGGGAATAAGGATAATCACAAACAGGTAATCGATAAGAACAAAGGCAGCACATGCATAACCAACCCATGCAATAGTCATGATTCCGGCGGTGACGAAGGACATTACAGAACCAATAGTTGTGATTGCAGTAAAAAAGATAGGCCAGCCGGTTTCTTCAACGGCTTTTATCACCGCTTCTTTGCGCTTTCCTGTTTTTCTGAAAATACGCTTAAACGCATTAATCAGGTGAATGGAATAGCCAACTGACAGCGCCATACCCAGAATCATGGGAAGCATCATCATGTTTTGGTCGATGCCAATGCCCAGCCAGCCCATGCCTCCGAATACAACTATTACTCCGAGAATGGTAGTAACAGAAGGAACAATAACACCCCGGAAGGAACGGATAAACAGCGCTAACAAGATAATCATAGCGATAAATGCCGACAGGAAACGTTTCATCATTTCCGCCCCGAAAAAATCGCGTTCTTCGGTTTCAGTATAAGGAGTACCTGCCGGTTTCAACGTGTATTTGTCACTTTTCCACTTAGGATTGGTAATAATGCATATAGCCACTTCGCCCGACTGAAACATCGGGTCTTTATCGGTTACTTTTTCCCATTCCTCTTTTTCAGGATATTCCAGTAAGGAGAGAGTGAGCCAGGTTTCGGTACAATCTTCCGATACAACTTTTCCCTTCATAGCTTTTCGGGATAACACCAACTGACGAATCTTTTCCAGTCTTTCAGGATTGGTGGGAATACTATCTTTAAAGGGATTGATGACCTCAATTCCTTCTTCGGTCCCTACCGATATTTCCATATCGACCAGCGAAGTAATTTCATCAGCATAAGGCACACTATCAACCAATTCCTGCCCAATATTTTTCATCATGGTAAGCACTTCCGGGTCGAAAACATCGTCTGCTTCAATAAGGATACTGATGTTATCGTTGTTGCCAAACTGGTCTTCAAATTCTTCGGTGGCAATTTCAATGGCTTCTTTATCGTCAAACCAGTCATCGCGTGCATTGGCGATGTGCATTTTCTGAAGACCAAAAATTCCGAATACAGTAAAAAGCAAGGCAAAGATTATCAAATGCCAGCGGTACCTGAGCTGGAACCCGCCCACTTTTTTAAAAAAGGTGTTGATTTTTTGGATTTTCATTTTTTTGTTTTAGTTCGTTTCTAAAAGTCGCCTAGAGCTTTCTGGTTGGCTATACTTAAGCGACGATAAGCGGTTGTTAATATTTCTTTATGATCTTCTTTTTGCGAAACATAATTGTAGTAGTTAATATTACCAGTACAAATAGCATTAACAGCATTTCTAAGCAATATTTTGCCGGCTCAATCCATACCTCTTTGAGCATATTCCACCTGCCCAGTATTTCAACAAAATTCCAGAAGATAATTACGGTTGGCACGGCATACCGGATAGCATAAGCTAAATGGTCTATTTTTATAAGTTTAACAAACAGGATAAGCGACCAGAGAAGCGATGCAAACGCAACGAAATAGGTTACCGGATGCCTGTCGCCGGCAAAACTGGGATCGTAGGCAAAAAGCAACACCATGTAAAAAGTCCATAAAAGCATAATCATTTCCATGAAAGTTGCGAGTGCCGGATTACGTGGCGACTTCGGTAGCGGAATCTTTTTGTCTATTTTCAGTTTTTTCTGAAACCACAAAAACAGACGACAGCCGCTGTGCGTTCCAACTAAATAATACAACATAAACACAGCCCAAAACCCAACCGACGATGGCATGATTAAATATTCGGGTTTGGTAATAATTTCTCCATTCTCTACAAGCGGCTCAACTCCAAAACGGTTAGCATAATACACAAATGCAAATTCTATCCAACCGGTCCACACGAAAAGGCCTCCGAATAACCCCCAAAGCGTTGCAGATATTTCTTTTTTTGAAAGAATACCAACAACAAGAAATACTATTCCAATAAATCCTAATATTAGGGCTGCTTTGTAAACATGTTCATGCCCCAAGCCTTTTTCCATGAGGATCATGGCTGCATGCCCCAGCGGCATGGTTAATAATACGATAAGGAAAGCAATAATTCCGGTTAAAGGTTTTTTCATTGCAGGTATTTGTTTCTGTTAATTTTGGATAGGGTGCATTTGTCGCTCCATCATTTTAGAGAAAATTTCCTTTTGATTTTTTAATTCTTCCGGCGAACCGGTTTCTGCAACTCCGCCATTGGCTAGCACCACAATTCTATCGGCATTGGCCACGGTACGCATCCTATGGGCAATAATTAATACTGTTTTATCGCGTATCAGCTCCGAAATTCCTGCCTGTATTTTGGTCTCGTTTTCCACATCGAGCGAGGCTGTGGCTTCATCAAGAAGGACTATCGGGGCATCTTTTAATAATGCGCGGGCAATCGAAATGCGCTGACGTTCTCCGCCTGAAAGGGTTTCTCCGTTTTCTCCAATAACTGTTTCATAGCCTTGGGGCATTTTGCTTACAAACTCATCGCATTGTGCCAGTTTGGCCACGCGCATTACTTCTTTATCTGTTGCATTACGTTTGCCTAAGCGGATATTGTCCATTATGGAAGCATTGAACAATACCACATCCTGAAATACAACAGAATAGTTTTTCAATAGCGTTTCAGGTTCTATTTTGCTGATATCCTGTTTGCCAAGCGTAATCTTTCCTTTACCAATATCCCAGAAACGTGCGGCCAGTTTTGCCGATGTACTTTTTCCGCCTCCCGACGGGCCTACCAAAGCTGTTATTTCACCTTGCTTAGCCGTAAACGATACGTTTTGCAATACCTGCTTTCCCTCTCCGTACGAAAAGTCAACATCGTGGAATTCAATATCATAATTATCAGGCTTAAAATCTGTTTCTCCCTGTTGAATGGGCATGGCCTGCATTTCGTTCATCCGGTTGATGCGCACATTGAGGTATAACAATGCTGCCAGGTTGTTAAATACCTCGTTAACAGGATTGAAAATACTGGCCGATATCATTAAGAAAATGAAATATACGAACAAACTAACACTACCGGCTGCGACCATATTTGCTCCTACAATGATTACCCCTGCCAGTCCGAGTTTTAAAAAACTTTGAGCCGAGTTAACCAACATCCCCGTCAGTAATTCGCCGCGTATTAATTGTTTCTCATACGTATCAATAGTTTTGTGCAGTTCTTCTACATAAGTATCTTCCTGGTTATAAGATTTTATTTCCTGTATCGTATCTAAACCTTCCTGTATTTTCTCACTTACATCGCGTTTATTTTGGTATCCAATCTTATTCTCTTTGTTTATCAGTTTTTTAGAAATAAAAAGGATTGCTGCTGCAAAAGGAACCACCCAGAATAAAGCCAGCGAAAGTTGCCAGTTGTAAAAAAACAGACCAATAGCAATTAACACGATGCTGATAACAGAAGCAAACAGTTGCGGCACCGCATGCGAAAAGGTATGTTCCAAATCGGTATTATCATTCATTATGGTTGAAGTGAGGTCGGAAAGGTTTTTTTCGCCAAAAAATGCCAGGGGCAATTTGCGAAGTTTCTCGGCCAGCGAAATACGCCGGTTGGCGCTCTCATCGTAAATGGTTGTAAATGTGCTTTTATATTGAAGCATTGCGATGAAGAACATAATCAGCATAAACCCGATACCAAGCAAAACATAATACCAAAAACCATGTAAAACATAAGAGGAAGGATTTATTACTTTGTTCAGATATTCTTCGAGAAACAGGAAGATAAATACTGCTGGTAGCATAAGTGCTATATCGAGCAATGTTGTAAATAAAGTTCCGGTTATAAAATCTTTTGCGCCTTTTTCCGAAAGGGCTAAACGTTTTTGAAAGAAGCCCCCTCTAACTCCCCAAACGGGGAAGGAATTAGCAGCTGTATTGTTATTTTGTTGTTTCATTTTTTAAATTTTAATTTGCCTCTTCAGGATATTTTATTAGTCTGAATTTTGCACAACACCTGTGTAAGCGAAGATTATTTTTCGGAGAAAGTATTTGCCAGGTTTTCAACTCCTTGTTCTTCATGCTGGGAGAAGTTATTAGAGGAAGCTTTTATAGTCCACTGTACTGACTTTTGATATTCTTTCCACATTTTGGTGTAAATCCCTTCTTTCATTAATAATTCTTTATGGCTTCCCTGTTCGGCAATTTTTCCCTTGTTTATCACCAGAATATTGTCGGCATCTTTAATACTGGTAAGCCGGTGGGCAATCATCAGCACCGTTTTTCCTTTGGTAAGTTTTCCAAGCGCACGTTGAATAAGGTGTTCGTTTTCGGGGTCGGTAAAAGCAGTTGCTTCATCCAAAACCACAATCGGGGCGTTCTTTAATATAGCCCGTGCCAAAACAATACGCTGCTGCTCGCCACCCGACAAATAAGTCCCTTCCGTTCCTATTTTAGTATTTAAGCCATTGGGCAGGCGGTCGATTATTTCGCGGCATTGTGCCAAATCAACAGCCCGGTTTATTTCTTCAATTGTTGCCGAAGGATTTCCGTATTT
This genomic interval carries:
- a CDS encoding histidine phosphatase family protein, coding for MAKLILMRHGDYVWHNKNVFTGWFDVPLSSTGIIEALKTGAKTSEIKFDIVVTSMQIRAIEAAMIALTQNKSKKMPVLISENKKIDDWIISNSKSMEESIIPVFRNWHLNEQCELPTRDKTVVSGEYGIEYLNKWCYCYDQPLENVECMRDTAKRVIPFFRKKIIPQLEKDKNVLISAHNNSLRLIVMVIENHTEKEIYDLEIPADSPFIYEMANGKIMKK
- a CDS encoding class I fructose-bisphosphate aldolase: MLQTKQIQELLGKDSTLLEFSSPNINKKMITTPTPNVVDNIFLSSSRNNRVLGNLNRLYNSGHLSGTGYLLILPVDQGIKHSAEASFAKNPIYSDAENIIKFALSTGCNGIASTLGVLGTVSRKYAHKISFIVKLNHNELLTSPSTFDQILFTSVDQAYNMGAVGIGATICFDSTKSESQIAEISKIFDYAHRKGLFTILWCYLRNSNFKRNKNYHASADLTDQANHLDVTIEADIIKQKLPEKNDGYKALNADRKKLGKYEQIYSELSSDNPIDLARCQLLNNYAGRIPLINSGGASVDNDIADAVRTAIINKRAGGSGLILRRKTFQKPFEEGVSIVEAVQSVYLDEKITIA
- a CDS encoding cation diffusion facilitator family transporter encodes the protein MFHHHENHHHNRNLQGKKLLWVTLLNISITIVQIIGGLISNSLSLLSDALHNLGDSSAIFIAFVAGKISRKKPDASNTFGYKRIEILAALFNAIVLIAICVFLFYEAYERFISPQPIKGKLMLVIAIFGLLANLISVVILHKDKSHSLNVRAAYLHLLGDTLSSVAVIAGGLAIWTWKVYWIDPLITVLVGIYIIWHTWGIVKETVDILMQAVPHDIDIEKVKAEVEKINEVDNIHHMHVWKLDDSQTHLEAHLNLINNIDMIKMMEVKGETEHLLREKFGIRHITLQVGYNCCKGNNNLINTNNS
- a CDS encoding class I SAM-dependent methyltransferase — translated: MGQKETYWSRFADNFEERNNYVVGKADVDLILKKVAALKNLGNVLELGCSNGTFSKVLANNSDSLLATDLSEKMVGVARDCLKTFNNIRVEKADCFDLPYSDNSFDTVFMANLIHIVPNPENAIKECKRVLKKDGSLIVVSYTQKGMRLRYKTGLIYRYLKTYGKPPKGGRNFGLEDATSLLKSYKFKITNTELIGKKSKALFIKGQKK
- the feoB gene encoding ferrous iron transport protein B; this encodes MRQRKRYRRQIAGNLEVRDKSLSGLKTGESAIITKVHGHGGFRKRITEMGFIKGKKVTVIKNAPLKDPVEYKIMGYNLSLRRSEARMVEVVSESDVENLSEIGFNGITVEEKLNTSARKKGKFINIALVGNPNSGKTTLFNYASGSRERVGNYGGVTVDAKEAVMKKYGYRFNIVDLPGTYSITEYSPEELFVRNHITEKMPDIVVNVVDASNLERNLYLTTQLIDMDIKVVIALNMYDELEKKGVDFDYKALGKMMGIPIIPTIASKGKGIGKLLKKLIDSYEDRDPNIRHAHINYGEMIENGIKNIREKLCENPGLTDKYSPRYIAIKLIETDKTTMRQLTKLPNYEEIEFTANKVVKRLEQEYVEPSETIITDAKYGFITGALKETYREPKQFHGKVRNLDDLFTHKILGFPIFLFFIWLMFQATFTIGSYPMDWIDMGIATLSYWISNIMPGGVLKDLLVDGIIGGVGSVIIFLPNILILFFFISLLEDTGYMARAAFIMDKLMHKIGLHGKSFIPLLMGFGCNVPAIMATRTLENRNDRLLTMLIVPFMSCSARLPVYVLLISAFFPARQGLILFFIYLIGIIIAVIVALVMKKVAFAKKEVPFVMELPLYRIPTLKNTTLHMWHKGREYLKKMGTVILVASILIWALGYFPRNVSYSQDYDSQIAALNNNTELDETARDSQVQQLEILQESERQEQSFIGRLGHAIEPVIEPLGYDWKMGVSILTGLAAKEVVVSSMGVLYNAGMEADETSGALISNLQNQVHQSGKLEGKKVFTPLVAFSFMLFVLIYFPCIAVIAAIKKESNWGWAIFTMLYTTGLAWLVAFAVYQAGNFL
- a CDS encoding class I SAM-dependent methyltransferase translates to MEDRINKERKFWDSFAKRYDKNRKKSGTNEAYKNLFKIFKEDIAGIENLLETATGTGLISLQLSSLVSEITAIDLSPEMLKIAQEKARKQEVVNINFREGDICNLDFPNNFFDAAIASNVLHLLFEPGKAMQEIKRVVKPGGTVIIPTYCHGENLQSHFFSRCMNIMGFRARTRWSVVSFQEFVKENGFEIVRQEILKGAIPMVYLVAMDSGSKENGTQNHQNTNINTSSQQP
- a CDS encoding efflux RND transporter permease subunit, encoding MKIQKINTFFKKVGGFQLRYRWHLIIFALLFTVFGIFGLQKMHIANARDDWFDDKEAIEIATEEFEDQFGNNDNISILIEADDVFDPEVLTMMKNIGQELVDSVPYADEITSLVDMEISVGTEEGIEVINPFKDSIPTNPERLEKIRQLVLSRKAMKGKVVSEDCTETWLTLSLLEYPEKEEWEKVTDKDPMFQSGEVAICIITNPKWKSDKYTLKPAGTPYTETEERDFFGAEMMKRFLSAFIAMIILLALFIRSFRGVIVPSVTTILGVIVVFGGMGWLGIGIDQNMMMLPMILGMALSVGYSIHLINAFKRIFRKTGKRKEAVIKAVEETGWPIFFTAITTIGSVMSFVTAGIMTIAWVGYACAAFVLIDYLFVIILIPILMSFGKDKAIKEEDISKIPLFEKWMENIGQFVLKKKVAVLIFFAACIVIIAPGIRNVTTNMDIFEFLGTKVPYVKRIYDVTQSQLGSYLTYNITVKFDEPDAIKDPEVLRKFDALLDTVSAFELTKKNKNAASVFSILDIIKEMNQTLHSDSVKYHTIPGNSDMIAQVLLLYEMSGGTKTFNWIDEDYSMLRAQVQVEKFSTDEIVRELNSIKRIGNESFHGAKVNYVGSAVQFAELNKKIVTGELKSIIWAFVIIGLLLVVVFGSVKTGLIGMIPNLMPMVVIGGYMGHFNSPLDMMTMTILPMLLGIAVDDTIHFINQIKVEFEECGKYNQAIINTFHTVGKNLAMTTIILCMSFLMFTFSPVANMVRLGYLAVLGLMAALFTDYFVTPALIRLTKPFGKEKN